A single region of the Streptomyces sp. NBC_01262 genome encodes:
- a CDS encoding 6-phospho-beta-glucosidase yields MKITVVGGGSTYTPELVDGFARLGLPVTEIALVDPDPERLAVIAPFARRILARQGSPARITTTADPDAGIDGTDAVLFQLRIGGQAARHVDETLPHECGCIGQETTGAGGLAKALRTVPVVLDLAERVAKRAPNAWIVDFTNPVGIVTKALLDAGHKAVGLCNVAIGFQRTFADWLGVDHERVALDHVGLNHLTWERAVRLDGVDVLPRILDEHGQALADRLRMPLDVVRRLGVVPSYYLRYYYAHDEVLREQLAEPSRAEQVSAMESDLLKMYADPALAEKPALLDQRGGAYYSEAAVQLVHALTADTGEVRVANVRNNGTLPFLPDEAVIEVPAHIGAHGATPLPVAAVEPLFSGLISHVTAYEELALDAALHGGVERVATALLAHPLVGQVSVAEELAGRLVAANRAHLWWAR; encoded by the coding sequence TTGAAGATCACCGTTGTCGGTGGCGGATCCACCTACACCCCCGAACTCGTCGACGGATTCGCCCGGCTGGGGCTCCCCGTCACCGAGATCGCCCTGGTCGACCCCGACCCGGAGCGCCTCGCGGTCATCGCCCCGTTCGCCCGGCGCATCCTGGCCCGCCAGGGCAGCCCCGCCAGGATCACCACCACCGCCGACCCGGACGCCGGGATCGACGGCACCGACGCCGTCCTGTTCCAGCTGCGGATCGGCGGCCAGGCCGCCCGGCACGTCGACGAGACCCTGCCGCACGAATGCGGCTGCATCGGCCAGGAGACCACCGGCGCCGGAGGCCTGGCCAAGGCCCTGCGTACCGTCCCGGTGGTCCTGGACCTCGCGGAACGGGTCGCCAAGCGAGCGCCGAACGCCTGGATCGTCGACTTCACCAACCCGGTCGGCATCGTCACCAAGGCCCTCCTCGACGCCGGCCACAAGGCGGTCGGCCTGTGCAACGTAGCCATCGGCTTCCAGCGCACCTTCGCCGACTGGCTCGGCGTGGACCACGAGCGGGTCGCCCTGGACCACGTCGGCCTCAACCACCTGACCTGGGAGCGGGCGGTACGGCTCGACGGCGTGGACGTCCTGCCGCGGATCCTCGACGAGCACGGCCAGGCCCTCGCGGACCGGCTGCGCATGCCGCTCGACGTGGTCCGCCGGCTCGGCGTCGTCCCCTCCTACTACCTGCGCTACTACTACGCCCACGATGAGGTCCTCCGCGAGCAGCTGGCCGAACCCTCGCGCGCCGAACAGGTCTCCGCGATGGAGAGCGACCTGCTGAAGATGTACGCCGACCCCGCCCTGGCCGAGAAGCCCGCCCTGCTCGACCAGCGCGGCGGCGCCTACTACTCCGAGGCCGCCGTCCAGCTCGTGCACGCCCTCACCGCCGACACAGGTGAGGTCCGGGTCGCCAACGTACGCAACAACGGCACGCTGCCCTTCCTCCCCGACGAGGCCGTCATCGAGGTCCCGGCCCACATCGGCGCCCACGGCGCGACGCCGCTGCCCGTCGCCGCCGTCGAGCCCTTGTTCTCCGGGCTCATCTCCCATGTGACGGCCTACGAGGAACTGGCCCTGGACGCCGCCCTGCACGGCGGTGTGGAGCGGGTCGCCACCGCCCTGCTGGCCCACCCACTGGTCGGCCAGGTCTCAGTCGCCGAGGAACTGGCGGGCAGGCTCGTCGCCGCCAACCGCGCACACCTGTGGTGGGCCCGATGA
- a CDS encoding carbohydrate ABC transporter permease: MTTTYAPAPARPARAASPHRAARGRASRRRKLVWIAEHAVAVGLACAFIGPIVFIFLTSVMTDGQSLTTNLWPHHWQWSNYRTVFSTAPVGTWLANTVLYAVAATAATLLSSVPIAYALARLRFRGRNAAFLCVITMMMLPPQVLVIPMYLMWARMHLTGTIWPLVLPSLFGDAFSVFLLRQFLLTVPEDYLNAARIDGCGELRVLTRVVLPMMRPALVAVGLFSFFNAWNDYYGPLIYTGETPAHWTLAVGLATFKTSHAVQWNLTMAATLIAMAPVIIVFFFAQKAFIEGVTLTGVKG, from the coding sequence ATGACGACCACCTACGCTCCCGCACCCGCCCGCCCCGCGCGCGCCGCATCACCCCACCGGGCCGCACGCGGCCGGGCGAGCCGTCGGCGCAAGCTGGTCTGGATCGCCGAACACGCCGTCGCCGTCGGCCTGGCCTGCGCCTTCATCGGCCCGATCGTGTTCATCTTCCTGACCTCGGTCATGACCGACGGACAGTCCCTCACCACGAACCTGTGGCCCCACCACTGGCAGTGGTCCAACTACCGGACGGTCTTCAGCACCGCGCCGGTCGGCACCTGGCTCGCCAACACCGTGCTCTACGCGGTCGCCGCCACCGCCGCCACACTGCTGTCCAGCGTCCCGATCGCGTACGCGCTGGCGCGGCTGCGGTTCAGGGGGCGCAACGCGGCGTTCCTGTGCGTCATCACCATGATGATGCTGCCGCCCCAGGTCCTGGTCATCCCCATGTACCTGATGTGGGCCCGGATGCATCTGACCGGCACGATCTGGCCGTTGGTGCTCCCGTCGCTGTTCGGGGACGCCTTCTCGGTCTTCCTGCTGCGCCAGTTCCTGCTCACCGTCCCCGAGGACTACCTCAACGCGGCCCGCATCGACGGCTGCGGCGAACTGCGGGTCCTCACCCGGGTCGTTCTGCCGATGATGCGTCCGGCGCTCGTCGCGGTCGGGCTCTTCTCCTTCTTCAACGCCTGGAACGACTACTACGGGCCGCTGATCTACACCGGGGAGACGCCCGCCCACTGGACCCTGGCCGTGGGCCTGGCGACCTTCAAGACCTCGCACGCCGTGCAGTGGAACCTGACCATGGCGGCCACCCTCATCGCGATGGCGCCGGTGATCATCGTGTTCTTCTTCGCGCAAAAGGCCTTCATCGAGGGCGTCACACTGACAGGAGTCAAAGGTTGA
- a CDS encoding carbohydrate ABC transporter permease, producing the protein MSTYPVTRLPLATAPLRARLRRNRLRVLLFLAPGLVGFAVFLVYPLVMTVWLSFTNSNMISPARFVGLRNYRYLLDGDPLIWHAIRNTGWLVVIMVPAQVLFALGVAMVTARLKAGASLFRTLFYLPALAPPVAATVAFVCMFNPNSGPMNRILGLLGIHGPLWFNSPDWSKPALTLLALWGSGTMMVIFLAALLEVPAELYEAAELDGAGSWQRFRYVTLPTISPVVLFATVTGVIAGLQYFTQAMVASQVANGNIQPAPGYPDGSTLTFPQQLYIAGFNQFHAGYACALAVVLFVVAMAFTVVLLRRASGFDIEEAPR; encoded by the coding sequence ATGAGCACGTATCCCGTCACCCGACTCCCGCTCGCCACCGCACCGTTGAGGGCCCGGCTGCGCCGCAACCGGCTGCGCGTCCTGCTGTTCCTGGCGCCGGGACTGGTCGGCTTCGCCGTCTTCCTGGTCTACCCCCTGGTCATGACGGTCTGGCTGTCCTTCACCAACTCGAACATGATCTCCCCGGCCCGGTTCGTGGGGCTCCGCAACTACCGCTACCTGCTGGACGGCGACCCGCTGATCTGGCACGCCATCCGCAACACCGGCTGGCTCGTGGTGATCATGGTCCCGGCGCAGGTGCTCTTCGCCCTCGGCGTGGCCATGGTCACCGCCCGGCTCAAGGCCGGGGCGAGCCTGTTCCGTACCCTGTTCTACCTGCCCGCGCTGGCCCCGCCGGTCGCCGCGACCGTCGCCTTCGTCTGCATGTTCAACCCCAACTCCGGGCCGATGAACCGGATCCTGGGCCTGCTGGGCATCCACGGCCCGCTGTGGTTCAACTCGCCGGACTGGTCCAAACCTGCCCTGACCCTGCTCGCCCTGTGGGGCAGCGGCACGATGATGGTCATCTTCCTGGCCGCCCTGCTGGAGGTGCCCGCCGAGCTGTACGAGGCCGCCGAACTGGACGGCGCCGGATCCTGGCAGCGGTTCCGCTACGTCACGCTGCCGACGATCTCACCGGTCGTGCTGTTCGCGACCGTCACCGGAGTGATCGCCGGACTCCAGTACTTCACCCAGGCGATGGTCGCCTCCCAGGTCGCCAACGGCAACATCCAGCCCGCACCCGGCTATCCGGACGGCTCCACCCTCACCTTTCCCCAGCAGCTCTACATCGCCGGCTTCAACCAGTTCCACGCGGGCTACGCCTGCGCGCTGGCCGTGGTGCTCTTCGTGGTGGCGATGGCCTTCACCGTCGTCCTGCTCCGCCGCGCCTCCGGCTTCGACATCGAGGAGGCACCGCGATGA
- a CDS encoding ABC transporter substrate-binding protein, which yields MSESRGRPVTRTARRVARCTARRTLATSLIAATALLTASCSTGGASSKADTGAGDTTPVTITFWHGFSSPHEITSVNSVLARFHKKYPYITVKAVAAQTDDKVNQAIRGGTAPDVAASFNAANVGGWCSSGAFQDLTPDIKADDVDMAQIPKAVQSYTAFGGKRCTMPWLADTFGLYYNKKLFAQAGITAPPRTMSELVEDTKKLTTFNADGSIRTAGFMPYLGAYGMLTEHLVPSWGGKWLTADGQSNVGGDPAFAQALTWQKKLVDWFGAKKLVTFKAGMGDEFSAQNAFETGKLAMMVDGEWRNAFIKNDKSSVDYGTAAMPAADGKPELHGAGYVGGNVIGMPRGAEHPGAAWKLIKYLTTDTDAVTTLADAIGNVPTTIAALNSPTLMLSKDAHFAPFLEVFKNPLTTTTPASPDGGAYLTNFGHFVEKWQSGGVTDLKAGLVAVDKQNNAALQLGQ from the coding sequence ATGTCCGAGTCCCGTGGCAGACCCGTCACCCGCACCGCCCGCCGCGTCGCCCGCTGTACCGCCCGCCGCACCCTGGCCACGTCGCTGATCGCGGCCACGGCCCTGCTGACCGCCTCATGCAGCACCGGTGGCGCCTCGTCGAAGGCGGACACCGGCGCCGGCGACACCACGCCGGTCACCATCACCTTCTGGCACGGTTTCAGCTCCCCCCACGAGATCACCTCGGTCAACTCCGTGCTGGCCAGGTTCCACAAGAAGTACCCCTACATCACCGTCAAGGCCGTCGCCGCCCAGACCGACGACAAGGTCAACCAGGCCATCCGCGGCGGCACCGCGCCCGATGTGGCGGCCTCGTTCAACGCCGCCAACGTCGGCGGCTGGTGTTCCAGCGGAGCGTTCCAGGACCTCACCCCGGACATCAAGGCCGACGACGTCGACATGGCCCAGATCCCGAAGGCCGTCCAGTCGTACACCGCCTTCGGTGGCAAACGCTGCACCATGCCCTGGCTCGCGGACACCTTCGGCCTGTACTACAACAAGAAGCTGTTCGCCCAGGCCGGGATAACCGCCCCGCCCAGGACCATGTCCGAACTGGTCGAGGACACCAAGAAGCTCACCACCTTCAACGCGGACGGCTCGATCAGGACCGCCGGGTTCATGCCCTACCTGGGCGCCTACGGGATGCTCACCGAGCATCTGGTACCCAGCTGGGGCGGCAAGTGGCTCACCGCCGACGGCCAGTCCAACGTCGGTGGCGATCCCGCCTTCGCGCAGGCGCTGACCTGGCAGAAGAAGCTGGTCGACTGGTTCGGCGCGAAGAAGCTCGTCACCTTCAAGGCGGGCATGGGGGACGAGTTCTCCGCCCAGAACGCCTTCGAGACCGGCAAGCTGGCCATGATGGTCGACGGCGAGTGGCGCAACGCGTTCATCAAGAACGACAAGTCGAGCGTCGACTACGGCACCGCGGCGATGCCGGCCGCCGACGGCAAGCCGGAACTCCACGGCGCCGGATACGTCGGCGGCAACGTGATCGGCATGCCGCGCGGCGCCGAGCACCCGGGCGCGGCCTGGAAGCTGATCAAGTACCTCACCACCGACACCGACGCGGTGACCACGCTGGCCGACGCGATCGGCAACGTACCCACCACCATCGCGGCTCTCAACTCACCCACGCTGATGCTCTCCAAGGACGCGCACTTCGCGCCGTTCCTGGAGGTCTTCAAGAACCCGCTCACCACCACGACCCCGGCGAGCCCCGACGGCGGCGCCTATCTCACCAACTTCGGCCACTTCGTGGAGAAGTGGCAGAGCGGTGGCGTGACCGACCTGAAGGCCGGCCTCGTCGCCGTCGACAAGCAGAACAACGCCGCGCTCCAGCTGGGGCAGTGA
- a CDS encoding GntR family transcriptional regulator, protein MVSGESRWEKRERIRTHLLDLVEETGTGRPIPGERQLCEELGVSRPTLRSVVDDLVRDGLLVREHGRGVFVARAKVAQHLSGPAPGQGQGQGLGVGGVDGTWASRTLDFKTVAAGPRIGRRLGTAPSEQILRITRLRTVDGDPMCVETLHVPHALVPGLTARDLETDSFYRLLSRRYEILLTDASQSIEPTVVDEWEAELLGVSVHTPALLFERAARAADGRVVEFTRSVYRGDRYRIFTRLSLAAQPDGGRVVDGSWSAATTVPGADTLVFDPYWSS, encoded by the coding sequence ATGGTCAGCGGTGAGAGTCGTTGGGAGAAGCGGGAGCGGATCCGCACCCACCTCCTCGACCTGGTCGAGGAGACCGGGACCGGTCGCCCCATCCCCGGCGAACGGCAACTGTGCGAGGAGCTCGGGGTGTCCCGCCCCACCCTGCGCTCGGTGGTCGACGACCTCGTCCGCGACGGCCTGCTGGTACGCGAGCACGGGCGCGGCGTCTTCGTCGCCAGGGCGAAGGTCGCCCAGCACCTGAGCGGCCCCGCCCCCGGCCAGGGGCAGGGCCAGGGCCTGGGCGTCGGCGGTGTGGACGGCACCTGGGCCAGCCGCACCCTGGACTTCAAGACCGTCGCCGCGGGGCCCAGGATCGGCCGCCGGCTGGGCACGGCGCCCAGCGAGCAGATTCTGCGGATCACCCGGCTGCGGACGGTGGACGGCGACCCGATGTGTGTGGAGACCCTGCATGTCCCGCACGCGCTGGTCCCCGGGCTGACCGCCCGCGACCTGGAGACCGACTCCTTCTACCGCCTGCTGAGCCGGCGGTACGAGATCCTGCTCACCGACGCCTCGCAGAGCATCGAGCCGACCGTGGTCGACGAGTGGGAGGCCGAACTGCTCGGCGTGTCCGTGCACACCCCTGCCCTGCTGTTCGAACGGGCGGCCAGGGCCGCCGACGGCCGGGTCGTGGAGTTCACCCGCTCCGTCTACCGGGGTGACCGCTACCGCATTTTCACCCGGCTGTCGCTGGCCGCCCAGCCCGACGGCGGACGCGTGGTCGACGGCTCCTGGTCGGCGGCCACCACCGTCCCCGGCGCCGACACCCTGGTCTTCGACCCTTACTGGAGCAGCTAG
- a CDS encoding glycosyl hydrolase family 18 protein yields the protein MFRHALTVTGAVACTVTTLLACTASLPAAADSSVTAGIQLQTWLYPGSAGDSQCTAPSEYADDRVKDGALNPEYWTIGDNGSVTLETTADGLCNTYSAANVADLKAHSAYQYPTLSGMTTATVHALVKSKSARTAAVTKVTSLVNSAGLSGVDVDMEDYWSWSAADFTNYKTFLGQLATALHANGKRLQVDAPAMTEDASFYDYAAVVATGVDDLVIMAYDEEFDTASGDRCLPISPYDWLKKVTTYAQSKVPDPDQLIIGLPSYGYSAPDPCDLNSVTGNIQFSAMKESPGFSTDAATIESRRDPSSGEIRWTSGGILYDYVDSTAMNSKLAVLKDLGVTKVSVWSLGGGNPWFSG from the coding sequence ATGTTTCGCCATGCACTCACCGTGACCGGCGCCGTCGCCTGTACGGTCACGACGCTGCTCGCCTGTACGGCCTCCCTTCCGGCCGCCGCCGATTCCTCCGTCACCGCGGGCATACAGCTGCAGACCTGGCTGTACCCCGGATCGGCCGGCGACTCCCAGTGCACCGCGCCGAGCGAGTACGCCGACGACAGGGTGAAGGACGGCGCGCTCAACCCCGAGTACTGGACGATCGGCGACAACGGATCGGTCACCCTGGAGACCACCGCCGACGGCTTGTGCAACACCTACAGCGCCGCCAACGTCGCCGACCTCAAGGCACACTCCGCGTACCAGTACCCGACGCTCTCGGGCATGACCACCGCCACCGTTCACGCCCTGGTCAAGAGCAAGAGCGCCCGCACGGCGGCCGTCACCAAGGTCACCTCGCTCGTCAACAGCGCCGGGCTCAGCGGTGTGGACGTCGACATGGAGGACTACTGGTCCTGGAGCGCCGCCGACTTCACCAACTACAAGACCTTCCTCGGCCAGCTCGCCACCGCCCTGCATGCCAACGGCAAGCGCCTGCAGGTCGACGCGCCGGCGATGACCGAGGACGCCTCCTTCTACGACTACGCGGCCGTGGTCGCCACCGGCGTCGACGATCTGGTGATCATGGCGTACGACGAGGAGTTCGACACCGCGTCCGGTGACCGCTGCCTGCCGATCAGCCCGTACGACTGGCTCAAGAAGGTCACCACCTACGCGCAGAGCAAGGTCCCCGACCCCGACCAGCTGATCATCGGCCTGCCCTCCTACGGCTACAGCGCGCCCGACCCCTGCGACCTGAACTCCGTCACCGGCAACATCCAGTTCAGCGCCATGAAGGAGAGCCCCGGCTTCTCCACCGACGCGGCCACCATCGAAAGCCGCCGCGACCCCTCCTCCGGCGAGATCCGCTGGACCTCCGGCGGCATCCTCTACGACTACGTCGACAGCACTGCCATGAACAGCAAGCTCGCCGTCCTGAAGGACCTCGGCGTCACCAAGGTCTCCGTGTGGTCCCTCGGCGGCGGCAACCCCTGGTTCTCCGGCTGA
- a CDS encoding FG-GAP repeat domain-containing protein, which produces MRITSHPSGRTRLFRQTAALATAAALLGACGESAVGAPARPTGRPSVTSCVSTSGDLLADIDGDGVADRVSDPSHTGARLIVALGKETGYGTPAGVRKLVGGSGSGSGEEDVLAAVADFDGDGWMDLVVVATGKKQGDDAIEPTVAELVSGPFSASGRGQHTRHLDLGETRGVAVADYDHDAYPDLAVFSYAGDGVYQTQARLGSGDTGLADATAESGKYGVYADQTDDDTPSNLPSSGLSTFYPDC; this is translated from the coding sequence ATGCGAATAACGAGCCATCCGAGCGGGCGTACACGGCTGTTCAGGCAGACGGCTGCCCTGGCGACAGCCGCCGCCCTGCTCGGCGCCTGCGGTGAGTCCGCGGTAGGGGCGCCCGCACGTCCCACGGGCAGGCCCTCGGTCACGTCGTGCGTGTCGACGTCGGGGGATCTGCTGGCCGACATCGACGGCGACGGTGTCGCGGACCGTGTGTCCGACCCCTCCCACACCGGTGCCCGACTGATCGTCGCGCTCGGCAAGGAGACGGGCTACGGCACGCCGGCCGGGGTGCGGAAGCTGGTCGGCGGCTCCGGCTCCGGCTCCGGAGAGGAGGACGTGCTGGCGGCGGTGGCCGACTTCGACGGGGACGGCTGGATGGACCTGGTGGTCGTGGCGACCGGGAAGAAGCAGGGAGACGACGCGATCGAGCCGACCGTGGCCGAACTTGTGTCGGGCCCCTTCTCGGCCTCCGGCCGGGGACAGCACACCCGGCATCTCGACCTCGGCGAGACACGTGGTGTCGCCGTGGCCGACTACGATCACGACGCCTACCCGGACCTGGCGGTCTTCAGCTACGCCGGCGACGGGGTCTATCAGACGCAGGCCCGCCTCGGCAGCGGGGACACGGGACTCGCCGACGCGACCGCCGAGTCGGGCAAGTACGGCGTCTATGCGGACCAGACCGATGACGACACCCCGAGCAACCTGCCGAGCTCGGGCCTGAGCACGTTCTACCCGGATTGCTGA
- the map gene encoding type I methionyl aminopeptidase, whose amino-acid sequence MVEIKTDAALEMMREAGRVVGQALAAVREAAGVGVSLRELDEAARAVLARAGARSPFLGYRPSFAPTPFPAVICASVNDAIVHGVPTGYRLRDGDLVSIDCGAELDGWTGDAAVSFTVGTPRPADLELIDATQQALDAGIAAAVPGNRMGDISHAIGSVARSARCGMPADFGGHGIGRRMHEDPHVPNRGRPGRGFPLRHGLTLAIEPMLMAGGSDDYRTGTDGWTLLTKDGSRAAHIEHTVAITEDGPRVLTLP is encoded by the coding sequence ATGGTGGAGATCAAGACCGACGCGGCGCTGGAGATGATGCGGGAGGCCGGGCGGGTCGTGGGCCAGGCACTCGCCGCCGTGCGGGAAGCGGCAGGCGTGGGGGTGTCCCTGCGGGAACTGGACGAGGCGGCCCGCGCTGTTCTGGCCAGGGCCGGAGCCCGCTCACCGTTCCTCGGTTACCGGCCTTCGTTCGCCCCGACGCCCTTCCCCGCGGTGATCTGCGCTTCGGTCAACGACGCCATCGTCCACGGCGTCCCCACCGGCTACCGGCTGCGCGACGGCGACCTGGTCAGCATCGACTGCGGCGCGGAGCTGGACGGCTGGACCGGTGACGCCGCCGTCAGCTTCACCGTCGGTACGCCTCGCCCGGCCGACCTGGAGCTGATCGACGCCACTCAGCAGGCACTCGACGCGGGCATCGCCGCCGCCGTCCCGGGAAACCGCATGGGCGACATCTCCCACGCCATCGGTTCCGTCGCCCGGTCCGCACGCTGCGGGATGCCCGCCGACTTCGGCGGCCACGGCATCGGCCGCCGGATGCACGAGGACCCCCACGTCCCCAACCGGGGCCGCCCCGGCCGCGGCTTCCCGCTCCGCCACGGACTGACCCTGGCCATCGAGCCGATGCTCATGGCCGGCGGCAGCGACGACTACCGCACCGGCACCGACGGCTGGACCCTGCTCACCAAGGACGGCAGCCGGGCCGCCCACATCGAGCACACGGTCGCGATCACCGAGGACGGCCCCCGCGTCCTGACCCTGCCCTGA
- a CDS encoding helix-turn-helix domain-containing protein, producing MVRNPLTLLERQRGERFGALLRRARGERSMVEIAAAAGVSAETLRKIETGRAPTPAFFTVAALAAALGVSLDELAAACAQDAALEEPALSA from the coding sequence ATGGTGAGGAATCCTTTGACCCTGTTGGAACGCCAGCGCGGCGAGCGGTTCGGCGCACTGCTGCGCCGCGCGCGCGGCGAGCGGAGCATGGTGGAGATCGCCGCGGCGGCCGGCGTATCGGCGGAGACGCTTCGCAAGATCGAGACCGGCCGGGCGCCGACACCGGCCTTCTTCACGGTGGCGGCCCTCGCCGCCGCGCTGGGGGTGTCCCTGGACGAGCTGGCCGCCGCATGCGCGCAGGACGCCGCCCTGGAGGAACCGGCGCTGTCGGCCTGA
- a CDS encoding Gfo/Idh/MocA family protein: protein MTDAPVRIGLAGYGFGGRYFHAPLLASTPDCEFLGVVTTSPERRKQIAGELGRPAYDSLQELARAGAEAVAISTPAATHIPLAQEALRLGLAVVCDKPFALDAASARETTELAERLGVPLTVYQNRRWDSDFLTLRRLVAEGALGTLTRFESRFERFQPEPGPPAAGGGTLLDFGSHLVDQALVLSGPVERVYAEMRSRDGGEGSEVGLDEDVFVALTHRSGARSHLSGSWRQGAPGPRFRATGTTGTYVVDGVDGQEALLVAGASPASEGERWGIEPEQRWGQVLRGDHAEPAPSARGAWDLFYPAFAAALRGTRPLPVDPWDAVTTATVLDAARTSATTGEVVRLP, encoded by the coding sequence ATGACGGACGCGCCCGTACGGATCGGACTGGCCGGCTACGGCTTCGGCGGCCGGTACTTCCACGCGCCGCTGCTCGCCTCCACCCCGGACTGCGAGTTTCTCGGGGTGGTCACCACCTCCCCCGAACGCCGCAAGCAGATCGCCGGCGAGCTCGGCCGGCCGGCGTACGACTCGTTGCAGGAACTGGCCCGGGCCGGAGCCGAGGCGGTCGCGATCTCCACCCCGGCGGCCACCCACATCCCACTGGCCCAGGAGGCGCTGAGACTGGGCCTGGCGGTGGTCTGCGACAAGCCGTTCGCGCTCGACGCCGCTTCCGCGCGGGAGACGACGGAGCTGGCGGAGCGGCTGGGGGTTCCACTGACGGTCTATCAGAACCGGCGCTGGGACTCCGACTTCCTGACTCTGCGCCGGCTCGTGGCCGAGGGCGCACTCGGCACCCTGACCCGCTTCGAGTCGCGTTTCGAGCGGTTCCAGCCCGAGCCCGGCCCGCCGGCCGCGGGAGGCGGCACCCTGCTCGACTTCGGCAGCCACCTGGTCGACCAGGCACTCGTACTGTCCGGGCCGGTCGAGCGGGTGTACGCGGAGATGCGGAGCCGCGACGGCGGCGAGGGGTCCGAAGTCGGGCTCGACGAGGACGTCTTCGTCGCGCTGACCCACCGCAGCGGAGCCCGGTCACATCTGTCCGGCAGTTGGCGGCAGGGCGCACCCGGCCCCCGCTTCCGCGCCACCGGGACCACGGGGACGTACGTGGTCGACGGCGTGGACGGCCAGGAAGCCCTGCTGGTCGCGGGTGCCTCACCGGCCTCGGAGGGTGAGCGCTGGGGCATCGAGCCCGAGCAGCGCTGGGGCCAGGTGCTGCGCGGCGACCACGCCGAGCCCGCACCGTCCGCCCGCGGCGCATGGGACCTCTTCTACCCGGCCTTCGCCGCCGCGCTCCGTGGCACCCGCCCGCTGCCGGTAGACCCCTGGGATGCCGTGACCACCGCGACCGTACTGGACGCCGCGCGCACCAGTGCCACCACCGGCGAGGTCGTACGCCTGCCCTGA